A genomic window from Deinococcus aetherius includes:
- a CDS encoding helix-turn-helix domain-containing protein, whose protein sequence is MNVLSPLHSLQVLDLLGQGPSTTGDIAALIGLPRADAHTLLRTLQDAGLACKAADRAGTLRLHHLTTLETEPAEVTQERVLAEVQRQRTVAALVTTTGFPRSVVTDVLTRALWRGEVSCRCIGSLGVFTRSGAWQPSVSGQLG, encoded by the coding sequence ATGAACGTCCTCTCCCCTCTCCACAGCCTGCAGGTGCTCGACCTCCTGGGGCAAGGCCCGTCCACCACCGGCGACATCGCGGCCCTCATCGGCCTCCCGCGTGCGGACGCCCACACCCTTCTCAGGACTCTTCAGGACGCTGGCTTGGCTTGCAAGGCCGCCGACCGCGCGGGAACTCTCCGCCTCCATCATCTGACCACTCTGGAAACCGAGCCCGCCGAGGTGACCCAGGAGCGGGTCCTCGCCGAGGTCCAGCGGCAGCGCACCGTGGCGGCACTCGTCACCACGACCGGTTTTCCACGCTCGGTCGTCACGGACGTGCTCACCCGTGCGCTCTGGCGAGGTGAGGTGAGCTGCCGCTGCATCGGGAGCCTGGGGGTGTTCACCCGAAGTGGAGCCTGGCAGCCGAGCGTTTCCGGTCAACTTGGATGA
- a CDS encoding DUF2227 family putative metal-binding protein yields MPSGDLHTGVNLLALVGIAGPLAALHVAQDLLLPLAAGYLVGTLLITPDLDLAGHVRVRARRNWGVWGDLWRPLNLFVRHRGVTHTYVRGPLLLLGYAGVLLALPVAALLAVDRVLGVTLRVPTPGGPLLAAALAGYLIAYWLHLWLDGYRPWNVRRW; encoded by the coding sequence ATGCCCAGCGGTGACCTGCATACCGGAGTCAACCTGCTCGCCCTGGTGGGGATCGCCGGACCCCTGGCCGCCCTGCACGTCGCCCAGGACCTGCTCCTCCCGCTGGCGGCGGGGTACCTGGTGGGCACGCTGCTGATCACGCCCGACCTCGACCTGGCGGGACACGTGCGGGTGCGGGCCCGGCGCAACTGGGGTGTCTGGGGAGACCTGTGGCGCCCATTGAACCTGTTCGTGCGGCACCGGGGCGTCACGCATACCTACGTCCGCGGACCGCTCCTCCTGCTGGGGTACGCGGGCGTCCTGCTGGCACTGCCGGTCGCCGCACTGCTCGCCGTGGACCGTGTCCTGGGCGTCACCCTGCGGGTGCCCACCCCAGGTGGGCCGCTCCTCGCGGCGGCACTGGCCGGATACCTGATCGCGTATTGGCTGCACCTGTGGCTGGACGGCTACCGGCCCTGGAACGTGCGCCGGTGGTGA